One window from the genome of Pseudanabaena yagii GIHE-NHR1 encodes:
- a CDS encoding DUF29 domain-containing protein — translation MSQTTLKLELANLYKTDYLAWVELTLTKLRSQDLAAIDWDNIIEEIADIGKSTRSSLKSNLRIVLQHLLKWQYQPSHRSRSWQSSIIEHRLRIEDAFTESPSLKRYFAEIFDDAYTGAIQLASSETGISKKTFPNTCPYTQEQVLDPDFLPN, via the coding sequence ATGTCCCAAACAACTCTAAAACTAGAACTTGCCAATCTATACAAGACGGACTATCTCGCATGGGTTGAACTAACCTTAACCAAATTGCGATCGCAGGACTTAGCAGCGATCGACTGGGACAATATTATTGAAGAAATTGCTGACATCGGGAAAAGTACACGTAGTAGCTTGAAAAGCAATCTGAGAATCGTCCTACAGCACTTACTAAAATGGCAATATCAACCTAGTCATCGGAGTAGAAGTTGGCAGTCTAGTATCATTGAACATCGCTTGCGAATTGAAGATGCGTTTACGGAATCTCCAAGTCTCAAACGATACTTTGCAGAAATATTTGATGATGCCTATACAGGGGCAATTCAGTTAGCTAGTAGCGAAACGGGTATTTCTAAAAAAACTTTCCCTAATACTTGTCCATATACACAGGAGCAAGTTTTAGATCCAGATTTTCTACCTAATTAA
- a CDS encoding GxxExxY protein has product MREAISEGVNQVAKEIVDSAFQVHSTLGAGLLESVYEICLEHELRKREIRVERQVPIPVIYDGVRLEAGFRLDLLVNNCVIVELKAVEYLLPVHTAQLMTYLKLTKHRLGLLINFNVPLIKDGLKRIVL; this is encoded by the coding sequence ATGAGAGAGGCGATTTCGGAGGGGGTGAATCAGGTGGCTAAGGAGATTGTGGATTCGGCTTTTCAGGTGCATTCTACGTTGGGGGCTGGGTTGTTGGAAAGTGTTTATGAAATTTGTTTGGAGCATGAGCTAAGGAAAAGGGAGATAAGGGTAGAGCGACAAGTACCGATTCCTGTAATTTATGATGGCGTAAGGCTTGAAGCTGGATTTCGTCTAGATCTCTTAGTGAATAACTGCGTCATCGTCGAACTGAAAGCCGTAGAATATCTCTTGCCAGTACATACCGCCCAACTCATGACCTACCTCAAACTCACCAAACACCGCCTCGGACTCCTAATCAACTTCAACGTCCCCCTCATCAAAGACGGACTCAAACGCATCGTCCTCTAG
- a CDS encoding response regulator transcription factor: MKILLIEEDEILIANLTKHLTAHHYIVDVVKDSETAWSYGSTFEYDLFIFDITSPNLNGINLCHRFRVEGYTMPILLITENSSKVKVNGLDAGADDCVVKPFDMPELIARVRALLRRSNASSFPLLVWGDLLLNPSTCEVSYNSQPLTLTNKEYELLELLLRDSQHLLSADEILDRLWSSDDFPSEATVRSHIRRLRHKLVQAGAPSDFVATVHGRGYYLKAPDKSPDLESAKTSQISNLPDLSGVDFPLTPIVANSSLSFTIKQPQAAIKLMVVDDDIDYLRSLPELLAPWEFKVTTLDDPQEFWSVLEAVLPDVLILDVNIPPFDGIDICQALRSYPQWQRLPVLFLSAVSDRHTQNLAFSVGADDYLCKPIAGIDLANRIRNRLQRISAYRQ; the protein is encoded by the coding sequence ATGAAGATATTACTCATAGAAGAAGATGAAATCTTAATCGCTAATTTAACTAAACATCTCACCGCACATCATTACATCGTTGATGTAGTTAAAGATAGCGAAACAGCTTGGAGCTATGGCTCAACCTTTGAATATGACCTGTTTATCTTCGATATTACATCACCAAATTTAAATGGAATCAATCTCTGTCATCGCTTTCGAGTAGAAGGCTATACGATGCCCATTCTGCTCATTACCGAAAATAGTAGTAAAGTCAAAGTAAATGGACTAGATGCAGGCGCAGATGATTGTGTGGTCAAACCCTTTGATATGCCAGAATTAATTGCAAGGGTTCGTGCTTTATTGAGAAGGAGCAATGCCAGCTCGTTTCCTTTGTTAGTTTGGGGAGATTTACTACTCAATCCTAGTACCTGTGAAGTTTCTTATAATAGTCAGCCGCTAACACTAACCAATAAAGAATATGAATTATTAGAACTGTTGCTACGTGATAGTCAACATTTACTCAGTGCTGACGAAATTCTTGATCGCCTTTGGTCTTCCGATGATTTTCCCTCCGAGGCAACCGTGCGATCGCATATTCGCCGCTTGCGTCACAAGTTAGTCCAAGCAGGCGCTCCCTCAGATTTTGTTGCCACCGTACATGGACGAGGCTATTACCTCAAAGCACCAGATAAGAGTCCAGATTTAGAATCAGCAAAAACATCACAGATTTCTAATTTACCTGATTTATCTGGCGTAGATTTCCCGTTAACCCCAATCGTCGCTAACTCATCGCTTTCATTCACCATCAAGCAACCTCAAGCCGCAATCAAATTAATGGTTGTCGATGATGATATTGACTATTTGCGATCGCTACCAGAGCTACTTGCACCTTGGGAATTTAAAGTTACGACCCTAGATGATCCACAGGAGTTTTGGTCAGTTTTAGAAGCCGTATTACCAGATGTCCTCATATTAGATGTGAATATCCCCCCCTTTGATGGAATAGATATTTGTCAGGCTCTCCGTAGCTATCCTCAATGGCAACGTTTACCAGTTTTGTTTTTAAGCGCTGTAAGCGATCGGCATACGCAAAACCTCGCCTTTAGTGTCGGTGCTGATGACTATTTATGTAAACCGATCGCAGGTATCGATCTGGCTAACCGCATTCGCAATCGCTTGCAACGCATTAGCGCCTATCGGCAATAA
- a CDS encoding ABC transporter ATP-binding protein, with protein sequence MAPVRLCSVTKKFAENTVLREIDLEVADREFLVLVGPSGCGKSTLLRLIAGLEEVTDGSIYLGDRQINHLPPKVRDIAMVFQSYALYPHMTVYNNIAFGLRRQRSRNLSPLAWLSPTSKKQKSEIDQRVQQVAESLQISHLLSRKPKELSGGQKQRVALGRAIARNPQVFLMDEPLSNLDAQLRSDTRSQIVQLQKQLQVTTIYVTHDQVEAMTMGDRIVVLNKGDIQQVDTPLNIYRKPANVFVAGFMGSPPMNFLSVQVDSNGNLHGESLHQPISINELSINQIGRDRAFTLGFRPEDLQPTDAENAHLEGSVELVEALGSETIVLLKLANSEIRARVSADISLEYHWQIGDRSFWRFELNKLYAFDADSGVTLHHPYQKF encoded by the coding sequence ATGGCTCCCGTTCGTCTATGCAGCGTTACCAAAAAATTTGCAGAAAATACAGTTCTTCGAGAAATTGATCTAGAAGTAGCCGATCGCGAATTTCTGGTCTTGGTAGGTCCCTCAGGATGCGGCAAAAGTACATTATTGCGGTTAATAGCTGGCTTAGAGGAAGTAACGGACGGCTCCATTTATTTAGGCGATCGCCAAATCAATCACCTACCGCCCAAAGTCCGCGATATTGCGATGGTGTTTCAAAGTTACGCGCTTTATCCCCACATGACCGTTTATAACAATATTGCCTTTGGCTTGAGACGGCAGCGATCGCGTAATTTGTCACCCCTTGCTTGGCTATCACCTACAAGTAAAAAACAAAAGTCTGAAATCGATCAACGGGTACAGCAGGTTGCGGAATCTCTACAAATTTCCCACTTACTCAGCCGCAAACCCAAGGAACTATCGGGCGGACAAAAACAACGGGTTGCCCTCGGTCGAGCGATCGCCCGCAATCCTCAAGTCTTTTTAATGGATGAGCCGCTATCAAATCTTGATGCTCAGTTACGCAGTGATACGCGATCGCAAATTGTGCAGCTACAAAAGCAATTACAGGTCACAACGATCTATGTGACCCACGACCAAGTAGAAGCAATGACCATGGGCGATCGCATTGTGGTCTTAAATAAAGGCGATATTCAGCAAGTGGATACGCCGTTAAATATTTATCGTAAACCTGCCAACGTTTTTGTAGCGGGATTTATGGGTTCACCACCGATGAATTTTCTATCAGTACAGGTCGATAGTAATGGCAATCTGCATGGTGAGAGTTTGCATCAGCCGATTTCTATTAATGAGTTATCAATTAATCAGATAGGACGCGATCGCGCTTTTACCCTTGGCTTCCGTCCCGAAGATTTACAGCCAACAGATGCCGAAAATGCTCATTTAGAAGGCTCTGTCGAACTAGTCGAAGCGCTAGGCTCGGAAACCATTGTGCTATTAAAACTCGCGAATAGTGAAATCAGAGCAAGGGTTTCCGCCGATATTAGCTTGGAATATCATTGGCAAATTGGCGATCGCAGTTTTTGGCGCTTTGAATTGAATAAGCTCTATGCCTTTGATGCCGATTCAGGTGTTACGTTGCATCATCCCTATCAAAAGTTTTGA
- a CDS encoding ATP-dependent helicase, whose translation MVLPEALNELRKTLRKGQQTMADWQGGELAVSAVPGAGKSTGMAVAAAIAIANFNLHRQKQLVIVTFTRSAVSNIRKKVSEHLKNLRLPQSAFTVSTLHSLAYTIASNHRELSGFGAGETIIVSESQKQRLIRNATNLWVKENPKLYDLLLEGRSFDGEDTERLRRQTVLRTDVLPSLAREAIATAKSSELTPEDLRQAESPDGGTILEIAAGLYETYERLLRQEGAIDYDDMILGALRVLKNDSIRKYWQERVFAVFEDEAQDSSPLQTDLLEILALTPYSSLPEGDGEKSFLLPSPSGRGVGGEGIKNLMRVGDPNQAINSTFTTADPRFFNEFCDRCQLNSQLSTLDQAGRSTVNVMRAANYVLYWVNHSEYAKLEKPFRQQRIHPVDVDDPQANANPEPIGKGVEIYLPNTVDDIEHEIELIGLRIKQLHEQDPKLSMAILVRQHNQGRFVAEALAWLTKEHDIKIYDVEQSDRRSRVPMDMLAILQFMERPHSPDNLKSALEVLKDRLKISSQQDLNALASNPEKFLYPTLLDPALTPLAQDAQSKCKALLRAKIELPLYNLIPFIAFTLYDDEAGLLATADKLGDRLNQQLVGNYSMQTVITELKEIVESENFEAVEDENLEGRYMTAGQLTIISLHKAKGLDWDVVFMPFLHKRICPGEAYIPESVKFLGDFGLPEVARAQIRAIVHHERIPNPEEAWKQCSYLKQAEEFRLLYVGMTRAKKLLWLSAAQSAPFSWNTLENRTENAPICPAITELAKKFPEFISW comes from the coding sequence ATGGTCTTGCCCGAAGCTCTCAATGAATTACGCAAAACACTCCGCAAGGGGCAGCAAACGATGGCAGACTGGCAAGGGGGCGAGCTTGCCGTATCCGCAGTGCCGGGGGCAGGAAAGTCAACGGGCATGGCAGTTGCCGCCGCGATCGCGATCGCTAATTTCAACTTACATCGCCAAAAGCAATTGGTAATTGTCACCTTTACGCGATCGGCAGTCAGCAACATTCGCAAAAAAGTATCGGAACATTTAAAAAACTTGCGATTGCCCCAGAGTGCTTTTACTGTTAGTACTTTGCATAGCTTGGCATATACCATTGCCAGCAATCATCGTGAATTATCAGGATTTGGCGCAGGTGAAACGATCATTGTTTCTGAATCTCAAAAACAGCGCTTAATTCGTAATGCTACGAATCTTTGGGTAAAAGAGAATCCCAAATTGTACGATCTACTCCTTGAAGGTAGAAGTTTTGATGGGGAAGATACGGAACGCTTGCGGCGGCAGACTGTACTACGCACCGATGTTTTGCCGAGCTTAGCGAGAGAAGCGATCGCTACAGCAAAAAGTTCTGAATTAACGCCAGAGGATTTGCGCCAAGCCGAATCTCCCGATGGGGGAACTATTTTAGAAATTGCCGCAGGGCTTTATGAAACCTATGAGCGACTATTGCGGCAAGAAGGGGCGATCGATTATGACGATATGATTTTGGGCGCGTTGCGAGTATTAAAAAACGACAGTATTCGCAAATATTGGCAGGAGCGTGTTTTTGCTGTATTTGAGGATGAAGCACAGGATTCTTCCCCATTACAAACTGATCTGCTAGAGATTCTTGCCCTTACTCCCTACTCCTCTCTCCCTGAAGGAGATGGGGAAAAATCTTTCTTACTCCCCTCTCCCTCAGGGAGAGGGGTTGGGGGTGAGGGTATTAAAAATTTGATGCGGGTTGGAGATCCGAATCAGGCGATTAATTCCACATTTACCACTGCCGATCCACGCTTTTTTAATGAATTCTGCGATCGCTGCCAACTCAATTCACAACTCTCTACTCTCGATCAAGCAGGACGTAGCACTGTCAATGTGATGCGCGCCGCTAATTACGTTTTGTACTGGGTCAATCATTCCGAATATGCCAAATTAGAAAAGCCATTCCGTCAACAAAGAATTCATCCTGTAGATGTGGATGATCCACAGGCAAATGCTAATCCTGAACCCATTGGCAAGGGTGTAGAAATCTATTTACCCAATACAGTCGATGATATTGAACATGAAATCGAGTTGATTGGTTTACGGATTAAGCAACTGCATGAGCAAGATCCGAAACTCAGCATGGCGATTTTAGTGCGCCAACATAATCAAGGTCGCTTTGTGGCGGAGGCTTTGGCATGGTTGACCAAGGAGCATGACATTAAAATCTATGATGTCGAACAGAGCGATCGGCGATCGCGTGTGCCAATGGATATGTTGGCAATTTTGCAATTTATGGAGCGTCCCCATTCGCCCGATAATCTCAAATCTGCCCTAGAGGTTCTCAAAGATCGCCTAAAAATCTCATCCCAGCAAGACTTAAATGCTCTCGCTAGCAATCCCGAAAAGTTCCTCTACCCAACATTATTAGATCCTGCCCTAACACCACTTGCTCAAGATGCTCAGTCGAAATGTAAGGCTTTACTCCGCGCCAAAATTGAACTTCCTCTCTATAACCTGATTCCGTTTATCGCCTTTACTCTCTATGATGACGAGGCGGGACTCTTGGCGACAGCCGATAAATTAGGCGATCGCCTCAATCAACAGCTTGTGGGCAATTACTCCATGCAAACAGTGATTACAGAATTAAAGGAAATTGTCGAGTCTGAGAACTTTGAAGCGGTGGAAGATGAGAATCTAGAAGGGCGCTATATGACTGCTGGACAGTTGACGATTATTAGTCTGCATAAAGCTAAAGGTCTAGATTGGGATGTGGTCTTCATGCCCTTTCTGCATAAGCGCATTTGTCCGGGGGAAGCCTATATCCCTGAATCCGTCAAGTTTCTAGGGGATTTTGGTTTACCCGAAGTAGCAAGAGCACAGATTCGAGCGATCGTGCATCATGAGCGAATTCCCAATCCTGAGGAAGCTTGGAAACAATGTAGTTATCTCAAGCAGGCGGAGGAGTTTCGACTGCTCTATGTGGGAATGACCCGAGCGAAAAAATTGTTATGGCTATCAGCAGCACAATCAGCTCCGTTCAGTTGGAATACTTTAGAGAATCGTACTGAGAATGCGCCAATTTGTCCTGCAATTACGGAACTAGCGAAGAAGTTTCCTGAATTTATCTCTTGGTAA
- a CDS encoding class I SAM-dependent methyltransferase, whose amino-acid sequence MSDPKVSEAVAKLYNTYPFPPEPLLDEPPPGYNWRWNWQAAYNFCTGQKPTKNDIRVLDAGCGSGVSTEYLVHLNPEAHVVGIDLSEGTLAVAKERCKRSGATRAEFYHLSLFDADQLEGEFDLINSVGVLHHTADPIRGIQALANKLAPGGLLHIFVYGELGRWEIRLMQEAIALLQGDKRGDYVDGVKIGREIFANLPETNALRRRETERWAAENQQDACFADMYVHPQELNYNVNTLFELIDASGLEFLGFSNPQVWDLNRLIGKAPDLSARSQHLTERQRYRLIEVLDPQTISHYEFFLVRPPLEKKTWQVDAELLRAIPEPSPCIYGWRDSAHFFDYNYQLVKISESAWKFLLATDDNQNKGQTVAQILESVEATLEDVRSLQQQQIILLTPQ is encoded by the coding sequence ATGTCCGATCCCAAAGTCAGCGAAGCCGTTGCCAAACTCTACAACACCTACCCCTTCCCACCAGAACCCCTCCTAGATGAGCCACCTCCCGGATATAACTGGCGCTGGAATTGGCAAGCTGCCTATAACTTTTGTACTGGACAAAAACCTACTAAAAATGATATTCGCGTTCTCGATGCGGGCTGTGGCTCAGGCGTAAGCACCGAATATCTTGTCCATCTCAATCCCGAAGCTCATGTTGTCGGCATCGATCTCAGTGAAGGAACTCTCGCTGTTGCCAAAGAACGCTGTAAAAGGTCAGGTGCAACTAGAGCAGAATTCTATCACCTCAGTCTATTTGATGCTGATCAATTGGAAGGAGAATTTGATCTAATCAATTCCGTAGGCGTTCTCCACCATACCGCCGATCCCATCCGTGGCATACAGGCTCTAGCAAATAAGCTTGCTCCCGGAGGATTGCTACATATTTTTGTGTATGGCGAACTAGGACGTTGGGAAATTCGTTTGATGCAGGAAGCGATCGCTTTATTGCAAGGTGATAAGCGAGGCGATTATGTTGATGGCGTGAAAATCGGTAGGGAAATATTTGCGAATCTGCCTGAGACTAATGCGCTCCGTCGTCGTGAAACTGAACGTTGGGCGGCGGAAAATCAACAGGATGCTTGTTTTGCGGATATGTATGTGCATCCCCAAGAGCTTAATTACAATGTAAATACTCTCTTTGAATTAATTGATGCCTCAGGATTAGAATTCCTTGGCTTCTCCAATCCGCAAGTATGGGACTTAAATCGCTTGATCGGCAAAGCCCCTGACTTAAGTGCGCGATCGCAACATCTTACTGAGCGCCAACGTTATCGCCTCATCGAAGTTCTCGATCCGCAGACAATTTCCCATTATGAGTTCTTCTTAGTCCGTCCGCCGCTTGAGAAGAAGACTTGGCAAGTTGATGCAGAATTACTCAGAGCCATTCCTGAGCCGAGTCCCTGTATTTATGGCTGGCGCGATAGTGCTCATTTCTTTGATTACAACTATCAGCTTGTGAAAATCAGTGAGTCAGCATGGAAGTTCCTGTTAGCTACTGATGACAATCAAAATAAAGGTCAAACCGTCGCGCAGATCCTAGAGTCCGTTGAGGCTACTTTAGAAGATGTGCGATCGCTCCAGCAGCAACAAATCATCTTATTAACGCCCCAATAG